CAAGCGATCAATTAGCTATATGAATCCCCAATTGCATGAAATGAAAAGCAAAAAACAGATAAGGATTCATTCATAAATAAATCTAGGATTTTTTAAGAGCAAATTAGGAGACATTTGAAAACGTACATGAGAAGAGAACACACCAACTGATGAAGAAGTGGCGGCAACAGGTTAGATTCCAGCGGCAGGCTTGGGCTGTGCTGCTGGAGAGAGGGAGAGAATACTCGGGCGGCGGTTGTGGTGGAGTCAAACTAGTGTTGGTCACACGCGCGGTTGCGATCTAGGGGAGTAAGgagcagagagagagaggggggggGTGCGATCTGGTTCTGAGTGGAGGCAGGAGATGACTGTATGGACAGTGGCGGAGATGAGAGTACGGCGACGGTGGGGCGTAGCGATGGAGATGAGAGAGCGGCGTGATTTGAGAATGTGTGATGAAAGTGAGTTTGAGACAGTTTTGTTGAAAGAGGAGTGATCGAGGTAGAGGTAGaccaaaccgaaccgaaccgacCGAACCCTTCTGGGTGCATTGGATCggtttttttgtgtttatttagAGTATATCCGATAAGGGTTTCTAAGAGAGTtaatgatacggtaccttaacTTTTTTATCATCGAAGTTTCATGATGTGGCACAAAGGGTATGTAAATTGATGATACTGCTACCTTACATAAGTTATCGTATCATCAATTAAacgttattatttttatttttgatatatAAATCTAATTTAATAGTTTtcatatatgtcaaaatattacTATGTGTCATTAATATATGATAATCAAAAGGTGGTATCACAATTGAAGTAAgatatgtatgagttgcattaatattacatgacattgtagGGACCACCtgttaataatgtatgatacccaaaatGGTATCACCATTGAAGATGCTCTTATGGGTTTAACCgtgaaacaaattaaatttagagGTCTAATGGTATTTGGATTTCCTAATCGATAATCGTCATCAAAATATGGCAAACGTCAACCAAATCAATTTCTTTGTCAAATCCGGTCATTAGACATGCTGATGTGTGACGTTAAATGCTGATGAGTGTCTATTTTAATCTTAACATATGTTCTTagagcacatgttaacaagacccaaacATTAATTATATTGGCAGATAATCGAAATTGAAACCCGGTCATCCACTTATcactttaaaagtgaaatttttagGCATTGTACTACATGATAAAAAGCTAAAAACaccaaaattataaaacagaggCGAGGAGTACCCATAAATCTCTTACAGAACACAGGAAATATTCCCTTCATGTGAACAAAGAAAGAACCAAAAACTTCATTTATATACTTTGCAATTCCTTATTGGTACCCCAAACTTTTCCTTTCAATCATATAATCATACTATAAGGCCAGTCTCACACGTACCTTGATCACTTCAACACTTTTTGTTTCCTTGCTTTGAGTTTCTTTACACGTGTTTACAAGAAATATAAACTTATGTCACGCGAAAAGATGactcaaaaataattttagaatttCTAaacagttattttatttttatattacaaAGAGATGagtaaaaaatttgatatttctatCGAGATTTGTGAACTTATTAGTTAAATAAGATGATTAGCtcaaacaaacaataattggaaaagaaaaaaaaactcaaacaacTATAATCGACATATTTgagtaaaataaattttaactagACTTTAGTTAACAAGTGAGAATAAGGTGATTAACTCAAACAATTTACcagttcagtggtgattgatgaAAGACCATAATTCAATCCTTGTATCTACAAATAGAAAGAGGTTAAAACTAGTTGATGCAAAATGACCTCAAACCAAATTAGACGATCAATGAATagggtgataaaaaaaaacagagaaagaGTTTATATTTATTTCGTTATAGACAACCTTTCTATACTCTTTTCTATGTTTTGTTCTTCCCTTCAACCAACTCATCCATAGGACCATAGCATACAATGGAAGAATCATGCAACTCAAAATCATCAAACTCAAATCCTCTCAAAATCTACTTCCTCCCATACCCATCACCAGGACACATGAACCCAATGATCAACCTAGCTCAAATCTTCACTACACGTGGTCATCACGTGACCATCCTCACAACACCTTCAAACACCAAACTCATcccaaaccaaaacaaaaacaaactcaACATTCATATCTTAAACTTCCCCTCTAACAATCTTAACCTTAATGGCATCGAAAATCTCTCATCAGCACGTGACCCTCAAACTGCACTCAAAATACACATTGCAACCAATCTTCTCATCCCTCAAGTTCAAACCTTTTTACAACAAAACCCACCTGATGTTTTTGTTCCAGACATCATGTTCAGTTTTTCAAATCTTGAAATTCCTGTTATACCCTTTGATCCTATGCCTATTTTTGTATCTTGCATTTTTGAAGCTATAAATAATAATCCAAATGTGTTATCACAATCATCActtccttttgttgttcctGGTAATCTTCCACATACTATCACTTTACCTGTTAATCCATCAAATGAATTTCACACTCTTTCTCGTCCTGTTTTAAATGCTAAACACAATGGAAAACATCATGGTATCATTGTTAATTCGTTTGTTGAGCTTGAACAAGAGTACATTGAGTATTACCAAAAAGTTACTGGTGTTAAAGTTTGGCACATTGGTATCACTTCACTAATGATGGATCATTTTAACTGTTGTAATGGTATtggtgatgatggtggtgatggtgatggtgatggtgatgcATGTCTGAGTTGGCTTAATTCGAGGGAAGCGAACTCGGtggtttatatatgttttggGAGTTTGTGTCGTTTGAATAGGGAGCAGTATATGGAGATAGGGAGAGGGATTGAGGCTTCTGGGAAAGGGTTTCTTTGGGTGGTTCCTGAGGATGATGAAGAGTTTTGTGTGGTGGAAGAGAGTTTGAGTTTTAAGAGAGGGATGGTGGTGAGAAGATGGGTGAATCAGAGGTTGATCTTGAAGCATCATGCAATTGGAGGATTTTTAACTCATTGTGGTTGGAATTCTGTGGCTGAGGGGATATGTGCTGGAGTTCCCATGATCACCATGCCCAGGTATATCTTTGTTGGGTCAGTCCATAAAGAGTTTAACTTTGTTTTGACTTCAACGGAGTCCTATATTACcgttagtaaattttttttgaagaagctaaattagccaacccaaattggcgccagagagaatcgaacctcagacctcaagaggagcacactcccaggtcccaagccaataccaatgcaccaacccaagtgggttcgTTAGGTCGGATACTGAATTTATAAAAAGAtactttttgttatttttatgtatgTTTTTAAAATCTATAGGAATAGACTAGTTCAACTCCAGCCAGTTTGTCAGTTAGTTTGATCTCAATTTTTGTCGCCCAATTCTACTATAGTCGAACCAATTGAACTATGAGTATGACTTGAAAATCTCACCAGTCATCAGTTTGATCTCTGGTTCAATGATTTTTATACTTTGTATGTCTTTTATAGTGTTAGGAGAGTCTACATTCTCGAAGTCAATGTATCGGTGATAGTTGGATCATCGAGATCAGACAATTCAGATTCAGATTTTAAGTTC
This genomic interval from Trifolium pratense cultivar HEN17-A07 linkage group LG6, ARS_RC_1.1, whole genome shotgun sequence contains the following:
- the LOC123891307 gene encoding UDP-glycosyltransferase 73C4-like, whose amino-acid sequence is MEESCNSKSSNSNPLKIYFLPYPSPGHMNPMINLAQIFTTRGHHVTILTTPSNTKLIPNQNKNKLNIHILNFPSNNLNLNGIENLSSARDPQTALKIHIATNLLIPQVQTFLQQNPPDVFVPDIMFSFSNLEIPVIPFDPMPIFVSCIFEAINNNPNVLSQSSLPFVVPGNLPHTITLPVNPSNEFHTLSRPVLNAKHNGKHHGIIVNSFVELEQEYIEYYQKVTGVKVWHIGITSLMMDHFNCCNGIGDDGGDGDGDGDACLSWLNSREANSVVYICFGSLCRLNREQYMEIGRGIEASGKGFLWVVPEDDEEFCVVEESLSFKRGMVVRRWVNQRLILKHHAIGGFLTHCGWNSVAEGICAGVPMITMPRFSDQFLNERLVTEVLRIGVEVGGCEWSLSPFGARNKVVSRKRIEKAVRRVMEDGDSSMIRKRAKEMRDKACKAVQEGGSSYHNLTNLVQSLKQISLDRVLQTN